A window of Streptomyces sp. NBC_00878 genomic DNA:
TGGCGCTCCACCTGGCCGCCCAGTCACTGCGCCAGGGCGAGTGCACGCTGGCCCTGGCCGGCGGCGTGTCCGTGATGTCGACCGCCGACACGTTCGTGGACTTCAGCAGGCAGCGCAACCTCGCCGTGGACGGCCGCGCCAAGTCCTTCGCCGAGGACGCCGACGGCACAGCCCTTTCCGAAGGCGTCGGCATGGTGCTGCTGGAGCGGCTGTCGGACGCCCGCCGCAACGGGCACGACGTACTGGCCGTGGTCCGCGGTTCGGCGGTGAACCAGGACGGCGCGTCCAACGGTCTGACCGCGCCGAACGGTCCGTCGCAGGAGCGCGTGATCGAACAGGCCCTGGCCGCCGCCCAGTTGTCGGCCATCGAAGTGGATGCGGTGGAGGCACACGGCACCGGTACCACCCTGGGCGACCCGATCGAGGCGCAGGCCCTGCTGAACACCTACGGCCAGGAGCGCCCCGAGGACACGCCGTTGTGGCTGGGGTCGATCAAGTCGAACATCGGCCACGCCCAGGCCGCGGCCGGTGTGGCGGGTGTCATCAAGATGGTCATGGCGATGCGCGAGGGTGTGCTGCCGCGCACCCTGCACGTGGACGAGCCGTCGACGAAGGTGGACTGGTCGGCGGGCGCCGTGCGGCTGCTGACCGAGGAGCGCGAGTGGCCCGAGGCGGGCCGTCCGCGGCGCGCCGGTGTCTCGTCGTTCGGGATCAGCGGCACCAACGCCCACGTCGTCATCGAACAGCCCACCGCCGAGACGCCCGACTCCGCCGGGCCCTCCGTACCGGACGCCGACGCGCCGCTGCTGCCGGTCCTGCTGTCCGGGGCCACTCCCGAGGCGCTGGCCGCCCAGGCCGAGCGGCTGAAGACCGTCGCCGACCGGCCGCTCGCCGACCTCGCCTACTCTCTCGTCACCGGCCGCGCCGCCCTCGCCCACCGAGGCGCGGTGATCGCCCGCGACGAGGCCGAACTCCTCGCCGGACTCACCGCGTTGGCCGACGGCACCGCCGCCGACACGGTCGTACGCGGCCGGGAGACCGGCGGCAGGGTGGCGTTCCTCTTCACCGGCCAGGGCGCTCAGCGCCTCGGCATGGGCCGCGGCCTGTACGACTCCCACCCCGCGTTCCGGCGCGCCCTGGACGACGTCTGCCAGGCGCTCGACGCGCAGCTGGACCGCCCGCTGCGCGAGGTCATGTGGGCCGAACCCGACAGCGACGCCGCCGCCCTGCTGGACCACACCCTCTACACACAGAGCGCGCTGTTCGCGGTCGAGACGGCGCTGTACCGGCTGCTTGAGTCCTACGGACTGCGCCCCGACCACCTCGCCGGGCACTCCATCGGCGAACTGACCGCCGCGCACGTCGCCGGCGTACTGGACCTGACGGACGCCGCCCGGCTGGTCACCGCACGGGGCCGGCTCATGCAGGAACTGCCCGCCGGGGGAGCGATGCTCGCCGTCGACGCCACCGAGGACGAGGTACGGCCGCACCTGAGCCCCGAGGTGTCCATCGCCGCCGTCAACGGCCCGCGCGCCGTCGTGGTCTCCGGCACCGAAGCCGCCGTGGAAGCCGTCGGCGCCGCCTTCGACGACCGCAGGACCAAGCGGCTGCGCGTCAGCCACGCCTTCCATTCACCGCTGATGGACCCGATGCTGGCGGAGTTCGAGAAGATCGCCCGCGAGCTGCGCTTCTCCCCGCCCTCCGTGCCCGTCATCTCCAACGTCACCGGCGCCCGCGCCACCGACGACGAACTGTGCTCACCCGAATACTGGGTCCGGCACGTCCGTGAGGCCGTGCGCTTCGGCGACGGCGTACGCGCCCTGGAGGCCGACGGCGTCCGCACCTTCGTCGAACTCGGCCCCGACGCGGTGCTGTCCACCATGGGCGTCCACGCCCTCACCGACCCCGAGCGGTCGTTGCTCGTACCCGTGCTGCGCCGGGACCGCGAGGAGGACGCCGCGCTGGCCACCGCGCTCGCCACCGCCCAGATCCGCGGCCTGGCCGTCGACTGGCAACGCGTCTTCGCCGGGACCGGTGCCCGCGGCACGGACCTGCCGACGTACGCCTTCCAGCGGCAACGGCTGTGGCTGGAGGACCAGCCCACCACGGCCACCGACGCGGGCGGCCTCGGCCAGTCCCCGGCCGGACACCCGATGCTCGGCGCGGTCGTCTCCCTGGCCGCCGACGACACCGTCGCCCTGACCGGCCGCCTGTCCCTGGCCACCCACCCCTGGCTCGCCGACCACGCCGTCGCCGGAGTCGTGCTGCTCCCGGGCAGTGCCTTCGTCGAACTCGCCGTCCAGGCGGGCGACCGGGTCGGATGCACGCACATCGAGGAACTCACCATCGAACGGCCGCTGGTCCTGCCCGAGAACGGCGCGGTCCACCTCCAGGTGGCGGCCGGCGCACTCGACGGCGAAGGACGGCGGCACCTGACCGTGCACGCCCGCCCCGAGGGAGCGGACGGCGCCTGGACCCGGCACGCCGGAGGCGTCCTCACCTCCCGGGCCGCGTCGGAGCCGGACGCCCCGCGGGCCTGGCCGCCGTCCGGCGCCACGGCCGTCGACGTCAGCGGCACCTACGGCCATCTCGCCGAACAGGGGTACGCCTACGGCCCGCTGTTCCAGTGCCTGCGCGCCGCGTGGCGGCTCGGTGACGAGGTCTACGCGGAACTCGCCCTGCCCGACACGGCCGCGGCCGACGGCTTCGGTCTGCACCCGGCGCTGCTGGACTCCGCCCTGCACGCCATCGACCTGCTCGACGGCCAGGACCCGACCGCCATGACGCTGCCGTTCTCCTGGGACGGCGTCACACTCCACGCGGCCGGCGCCACGACGGTACGGCTGCGGCTCACCCCGCACGGCACCGAGCGCATGACCCTGTCGCTGTACGACGGCGCGGGCGCGCCCGTCGCCGAGGTGGAGTCACTGCGCATCCGCCAGGTGACCGCCGAGCAACTGAACGCCGCCGCACCCACGCCCGGTGACCTCTTCGAGGTGCGCTGGACACCCCTGCCCCTGCCCGCCGACGGTCCGACGAGCGAGCCGCGGACCGTCACGTTCCGCCCGCGGCCGGACGCCGGGACGCCCCTGCCGGCCCTGGCACGGCTGACGGCGCTCGAAGCCCTCACCACGCTCCAGCGGCACCTCACCGACGAGACGAGCACCGGGCCACTGGTGGTCCTCACCCACCGCGGCACCGCCGTGGACGGCCCGCCCGACCCGGCACAGGCCGTGGTCTCGGGGCTGGTGCGCGCGGCCGCCGTCGAGCACCCGGACCGCCTGGTCCTCGTCGACACCGACGACGACCCCGCGTCGACCGCCGCCCTGCCGGCCGCCGTGGCCAGTGGCGAGCCCGAACTCGCCCTGCGGGCGGGCATCGTGTACGTACCCAAACTGACCGAGGCGGCCGACGAGGGGCCCACGCCGCCCACCGCCGGACTCGACCCCGAGGGCACCGTTCTCATCACCGGCGGCACCGGCAGCCTGGGCCTGCTCCTGGCCCGGCACCTGGTCACCCGGCACGGCGTACGCCACCTGCTGCTGACCGGTCGCAGCGGCAGGACGAAGGGGTCCGACGGGTTCGAGGACATCGAGGCGCTCGGTGCGACCGTGACCGTAGCCGCCTGCGATGCCGCCGACCGCGAGGCGCTGGCCCTGCTCCTGGAGTCCGTACCGGCCGGGCACCCGCTGACGGCCGTGGTGCACGCCGCGGGCGTCCTCGACGACGGGCTGCTCACCGACCTCACCGCGGACCGGCTCCACGCGGTGATGCGGCCCAAGACCGACGCGGCCTGGAACCTGCACGAACTCACCGGCGACCTGGACCTGGCCGCCTTCGTGCTCTTCTCGTCCGCCGCGGGCACCCTCGGCGCGGCGGGACAGGCCAACTACGCCGCGGGCAACGCGTTTCTCGACGCCCTGGCCGCCCGGCGGCAGGCCGCCGGCCTGCCCGCCCTCTCCCTGGGCTGGGGTCTGTGGGACACCGGATCGGGTATGGCGGCCGGGCTCGGCGAGACTCAGACGCGCCGACTGGCCCGCGACGGCATCCTGCCGCTGCCGGCCGACCGGGCGCTGGAACTGTTCGACCGGGCGCTGACCACCGACAGCGCCCTGCTGCTGCCGGTACGGGTCCAGGTCACCGAGGACGCCCCGCGCATGGTCCAGGGCCTGGCCCCGGCACCGGTGCGGCGCACCGCGCGCGCCGCCGCGGTCGCCGAGGCACTGCCCCAGCGGCTCGCCGGGCTCAACGCCGCCGACGCCACCCAATTGCTGGTCGAGATGGTGTGCGGCCATGTCGCCGATGTCCTCGGGCACAGCGGGGTCGCCGCCATCGAGCCGGGCCGGGCCCTGGGCGACCTGGGCGTGGACTCCCTGTCCGCGCTCGAACTGCGCAACCGCATGAGTACGGAGACCGGACTGCGGCTGTCCACCACGATCACCTTCGACTACCCGACGCCGGAGGCCCTGGCCCAGCACCTCTTCGAGGAGCTGGACGGCGACACCGCGGAGGACAGCGTGGACGCCGAGGCGGAAGTCATGCGCCTGGAGGCGCTGTTGGGGACCGCACTGGAGTCGGCCGCGGTCGACGACGAACGGCGCGCCCGGGTGGCCGCGCGGCTGCGCGCCCTGAGCGTGAAGTGGGGCGGCGCACAGGAGTGGGACGAGCCGCAGCCCCGGGCCGAGGGCGGCCCCGAGCTGGAGTCGGCCAGCGCGGCCGAACTGTTCGGCATCCTCGACGACGAACTCGGCAGCTTCAACTGACCTCACTCTCCACCGAGATGGCCGCGTCCCGGGCAGGTCCCGGGGCGCGGCCGTCCCGTCGGCGGACGGCACGCGCGGCAGGCTCCGTCAGTCGGTGCTGTGCCGGAGAGCACCGGACAGTCGGTGCCGCGCCGGAGCGTGTGCACCCGGGAAGACCACCCGGCTCCCGGTCCCTGAGGGCCAGCCGCCCACGGCACCGGTCACCGACACGGCGGCGCATGTCTTCCGTCCCGCATCGGCGGTATACGACTCAGCCGCCCCGGGACCCGGGACGGCTGAGGGGCACTGCGGTCGGCCGGAGGCGTGGCCGACGTGGGCGGTCGGAGAGGAGGTCGGGAATCAGACCGCCGAAGAGCGGCTGCGGGTCCGGCGGTTCGGCCTGCCGGGGGACTGGTGTTCCAGAACTTTCGACGGCAGCTCCGCCCGGCTGGCCACGTTCAGCTTGCGGTACACGCGGGTCAGGTGTTGCTCGACCGTGCTGATCGTGACGTGGATCCGGCTGCTGATCTCCCGGTTGGTGTATCCGAGGGCGGCCAGCCCCGCGACGCGGGACTCGGCGTCGCTGAGGAGAGGCAGGACGTTGTCGGAGCTGTCGGACGCCGGGGCCGCGGCGGGTTCGGCGGCCACCATGGGGTTGCCCACCGGGGACTCGACATGGCAGGCCTCGGCCTCCTGCGCGGCCTGCCGTGCCACGAGCCGGGCCCGGTCGAACTCACCGAGTTCGGAATGGGCGGCGGACAGGTCGGCGTAGGCCAGCGCGAGTTCGAGCCGGTCGCCGCACATCTTGAGCAGGTCGATCGCCTCCCGCAGCAGTGAGGCGCGCTGGTGCGGCTTGCTGGCCCTGGCCAGGACGCGCAGCGCGACGGCCCGGGCCCGGGAACTGTGCCCGCCGGGCAGCCGCAGCTGCTGCTCGGCCCACTCCCTGGCCGTCCTGACCTTGCCGATCCGGAGGTTGGCCTGCGCGAGGTCGGTCCGCCAGGGGATGCCCTTCTGCAGGTTGGGGTTGCCGTCACGCATCAGCCGGCTGCACGTCTCGAAGTCGTTGAGCGCGGCGAAGGCGCGGTCGGTGGCCAGGTAGTGGTGCCCGCGGGCGCGCAGGTACTGGATGCCGAAGACGGTCCGGAACGTCGCGTCCGGCAGCTCCCGCTTGAGCAGCTCCTCGGCGGCGTCGTGCCTGCCCATTCCGGTGTAGGCGAAGATCGCCGTCGACAGCGGGTGGCCGACGAGCACACCCCAGCTCTGGGCGTGCAGCATGTCGAGCGCCTCGACGGCCCGTTCCGCCGCGGTGGTCACATCGCCCTGGAGCAGGGCGATCTCCGCGCGGACGCTGCCGAGCAGCGTCTGCCATGTCCTGGCCCCGCGCTGCACGGCGCACTCCAGCAGCGCGTCGCACGCCTTGGCGGCGTCGGCCGTGCGGTCCGTGTGCGCGATGGCGAGCAGCGCCATCGCGACCAGTTCGAGGTTGAGATAGTCCAGTTGGTGGCCCTGCAACGCCTGTGCCACGGCAGCCACGGACTCGTCGGTGGCGTCGCCGCCGACCAGCACGGCCATCTTGGCGCGCAGCCCGGTGGCGTCACCGGTGGCCGAACGCCCCTGGGAAATCTGCTTGTTGACGTCGGAGCCCCGCCCGGCGACCGCCACACCGTAGAACCACTGCCGGATGAACTCCACCTCGGCGATGATGTGGGCGTCGGCCTGCGTACGGGAACGGACCATCGTGTCGACGGTCTTGGCCGTCAGCTCGGTGTCGCCCTGCCACAGCATGTGCCGCAGGACCGTGGCCGTGTCGCGCACGTCGAGCTCGTCACCGAGCGCGGCCTCGCGCAGCGGTGCCAGATGGGTGCCGGCGGCCGCCGGATTGACCCGCCACTCCGCGCGGGCCAGGGCCGCCGACAGGGCGTGCCGCTCGCCCTCGTCCTCGCAGTCCCGCAGGACCAGGCACAGATAGTTGGTGCACAGAGCCACGTCGTCCGCGGCCAGTGCCTGTTCGGAGGCGGTGCGCAGGACGGCCCGGCCCCAGACCTCGTCGATGCGGTCGGCGGCCAGCAGATGCGTGGCCACCTCCGAGGCGGGTGAGCCCTGCCGGTACAGCAGGCCGGCGACCTCGCTGTGCAGGCTGCGGCGCTCGGCGCTGTTCATGTCGTCCAGGATCGCCGCGGCCACGGCCGGGTGCCGGAACGCGTAATCGTCCAGCAGCCCTGTGGAGTTCAACACAGTGACCACCTCCTGGACGGCGGCGGACGTGGTTCCGGTGAGGAATCCGACCGTGGTGGTGTCGGCCCGGTCGGCGAGCGCGGCCAGCGCCCGTGCCACCCGGGTCTGCCGCAGACCCCCGCGGTAGAGGCAGGAGAGCACCGCCTGACGGTAGGCGGTGCTCGGGACGGGCTGGCCGAATTCGGCCTGCGAACGAGTGCTGTCGTCCATCAGGGCATGCACCAGCATGGGGTTTCCCGCGGTCGCGCGGTGATATGCGCGGCTGATTTTCGACGGTACGGGCTCTCCGGCCTGGGTGGCGAGGAGGGCCCCGACGCTCTGCTCCGAAAGCGGTGCCAGCCGCACCCTGCGGTGCGGCTGGCGTATGAGCTCGATATGTGCCAGGGGTCGCGGAGAACTGTTACCAGAGGTTACGCATATGACGAATATTCGTTTGGTGCGGATTCGGCTGAGCAGAACGAGGATCGTCTGCAGGGATTCGCTGTCCATGAGATGCGCGTCGTCCACGGCGACGATCAAGGGAACGGCCTGATCGGCCAGTTTTATTAACGTATCCGTAACATCTTGGACCACCTCGGCGACGGTGTTATTCCAAGGGTGTTCGCTTTGCTGAAAATGTCGTTCCGCTTTGCTGTGAAACAGCGGAAGGCTGTTCAGTGCTGGACAGGCCACCTCGCCGTTGTCGAGCAATTGCCGTACCACGTTCATCGGTCGGCCCTGCTCCGTCAGTAAAGCTGTGGCGGAAAGCACACGTGCACCCGTGTCGCCCACGGAATCGAGGAATTCGTAAACGAGCTCGGTCTTACCGGATCCCGGACCGCCCGTGACGATCACGAATCGGCCGGACCCCTTCGAGCTGTCGGCCCACGCGTCGCTCAGTGTCTGCAGTTCTCGGCTGCGGTCGAACAGGCGCATCGTGAGTCCCCCTGTGATCGTTTTCCCCGTGAAGCCGCGCCCCGACTCCAGTCCGCTGAGAGAAGGCGGCTGGTCATCGTTGGATCGAGCGGCGCCGTGCGCAGGGTCCCTGGGCGTCGATGGCCGTGGACCCGGGCGCAGGCGAGTTGTCGTCCAGTCCCCGATCTGGGCTCCCGGCGGGGCGCGGAAGTTGGCGGCAGACCACAGATGATGCACCGGCGATGGTGGGGGGAGCCGGATCGATTGGTTGGGCTAGCCCAGGAGGGGTGGGCCGGCTTGAGAGCAGTTCACGCGGCTGCGCGGCCGACCACGAATTCCTGTCGGCCGCGCGCGTTCCGCTGTGGACGTTCCTCGCACGCCTTTGTTCCTTCCGTCACGTTGGGCCAGCGTTCACCGCGCGGAAAGCTGTGCGTTTGCTTTTCCTTGCTTTTTACGTGGCCACGCGTGGGTCGTGTAAAGACTTGCACTGTTTATTCAAGTAGGTGAACGAGCTGAGTCAAATGTTTTCCACGGTTGTGTAAATTCCGGTCGCTCGGCGCCGCATTGAGTCGACGCATTCGTTCACTAGTCCGGTAATCCCGGACGCTATCTGTCACCCGCCGA
This region includes:
- a CDS encoding helix-turn-helix transcriptional regulator; protein product: MLVHALMDDSTRSQAEFGQPVPSTAYRQAVLSCLYRGGLRQTRVARALAALADRADTTTVGFLTGTTSAAVQEVVTVLNSTGLLDDYAFRHPAVAAAILDDMNSAERRSLHSEVAGLLYRQGSPASEVATHLLAADRIDEVWGRAVLRTASEQALAADDVALCTNYLCLVLRDCEDEGERHALSAALARAEWRVNPAAAGTHLAPLREAALGDELDVRDTATVLRHMLWQGDTELTAKTVDTMVRSRTQADAHIIAEVEFIRQWFYGVAVAGRGSDVNKQISQGRSATGDATGLRAKMAVLVGGDATDESVAAVAQALQGHQLDYLNLELVAMALLAIAHTDRTADAAKACDALLECAVQRGARTWQTLLGSVRAEIALLQGDVTTAAERAVEALDMLHAQSWGVLVGHPLSTAIFAYTGMGRHDAAEELLKRELPDATFRTVFGIQYLRARGHHYLATDRAFAALNDFETCSRLMRDGNPNLQKGIPWRTDLAQANLRIGKVRTAREWAEQQLRLPGGHSSRARAVALRVLARASKPHQRASLLREAIDLLKMCGDRLELALAYADLSAAHSELGEFDRARLVARQAAQEAEACHVESPVGNPMVAAEPAAAPASDSSDNVLPLLSDAESRVAGLAALGYTNREISSRIHVTISTVEQHLTRVYRKLNVASRAELPSKVLEHQSPGRPNRRTRSRSSAV